The following proteins are encoded in a genomic region of Terriglobia bacterium:
- a CDS encoding TIGR03790 family protein codes for MRPIKLILPILLLAVAVQAQSPENVLLVLNESSPLSLEVGQYYAQKRGVPSQNILRIRTTLSDEISRDDFTLQIERPISAWLNRNSAQDRILYIVLTKGIPLRVAGTNGADGTVASVDSELTLLYRKLVGQQVPAAGRISNPYFLGDAPVGRASQFSHEAFDIFLVCRLDGYTSADIRALIDRGFAPSAEGKILLDQKGSPNDKGDSWLQVAADWLNANGFKDRAILDTGSNILREQNGVLGYYSWGSNDPAIRIRHFSLGFVPGALAAMFVSSDGRTFTEPPPDWQVGPWDDKSPKFAGSPQSLAGDLIRDGVTGVAAHVAEPYLEATIRPQILFPAYLSGFNLIESYYLAMPFLSWQTIIVGDPLCAPHRSRFLTGPQIDPGIDSGTELPRYFSERRLRFFSVPLFRQAAVLPDTVRLLLRAEVRMSKQDYAGAREALEDATARDSRLASAQLLLATIYDQDREYDKAFARYSKVVELAPDNPIALNNLAYALAVHRNSPQEALPLAEKAYSLAKGNPNIADTLGWICHLTGNDEKAGGLLQEAIQGAPQNAEVHLHMAVVSAALGKTERASVELALALELDPKLESLEDVKQLRLKLKKHEAASQKHPGHNRAHEDRFFDPWLFMNVWQR; via the coding sequence ATGAGACCCATAAAACTTATTCTGCCGATCCTGCTTCTCGCTGTTGCCGTTCAAGCCCAATCCCCCGAAAACGTGCTGCTGGTGCTGAATGAATCGAGCCCGCTTTCGCTGGAAGTCGGTCAATATTATGCCCAAAAGCGTGGCGTGCCATCTCAGAATATCCTCCGCATACGGACAACTCTCAGCGACGAAATCTCACGCGACGACTTCACGCTCCAGATTGAGAGACCCATCAGCGCCTGGCTGAATCGCAACTCGGCCCAGGATCGCATTCTCTATATCGTCCTCACCAAGGGAATTCCTCTGCGCGTTGCGGGAACAAATGGTGCGGACGGAACGGTCGCGAGCGTTGATTCGGAGCTTACGCTTTTATACCGCAAACTGGTGGGTCAGCAGGTTCCGGCCGCCGGCCGCATCAGCAATCCCTATTTCTTGGGCGACGCACCCGTCGGCCGCGCGTCCCAGTTCAGCCACGAGGCCTTTGATATTTTCCTGGTCTGCCGGCTCGATGGCTACACGAGCGCCGACATCCGTGCCCTCATTGACCGGGGCTTTGCTCCCTCGGCTGAAGGGAAGATTCTGCTGGATCAGAAGGGATCGCCGAACGACAAGGGGGACAGCTGGCTGCAGGTTGCCGCCGACTGGCTGAACGCGAATGGATTCAAAGATCGGGCCATCCTGGATACCGGCAGCAACATCCTACGCGAGCAGAACGGCGTCCTTGGATATTACTCCTGGGGTTCAAACGATCCGGCGATCCGCATCCGGCATTTTAGTCTCGGCTTCGTTCCCGGGGCGCTCGCTGCGATGTTTGTGAGTTCGGACGGCAGGACGTTCACCGAACCCCCGCCGGACTGGCAGGTAGGGCCCTGGGATGACAAGAGCCCGAAGTTTGCGGGATCTCCGCAGTCACTGGCGGGCGACTTGATCCGGGATGGAGTAACGGGGGTGGCGGCTCATGTGGCAGAGCCTTATCTCGAGGCGACAATTCGGCCGCAGATCCTGTTTCCCGCTTACCTGTCGGGCTTCAACCTGATCGAATCCTATTACCTGGCAATGCCCTTTCTGAGCTGGCAGACCATTATTGTGGGTGATCCGCTCTGTGCTCCTCATAGATCGAGATTTCTGACCGGCCCGCAGATTGACCCTGGAATCGATTCGGGGACGGAACTGCCACGGTATTTCTCGGAACGGCGGCTGCGCTTTTTTTCTGTCCCACTGTTCAGGCAGGCTGCGGTTCTTCCCGACACGGTCAGGCTCCTTCTCCGCGCCGAGGTGCGCATGAGCAAGCAGGATTATGCTGGAGCACGTGAGGCGCTCGAGGATGCGACTGCGCGTGACAGCCGTCTCGCATCTGCTCAGCTCTTGCTGGCCACGATCTACGATCAAGACAGAGAATATGACAAGGCCTTTGCGCGCTACAGCAAGGTCGTGGAATTGGCGCCCGACAATCCGATCGCCCTCAACAACCTGGCCTATGCGCTGGCAGTGCATCGCAATTCCCCGCAGGAGGCGCTCCCGCTCGCAGAGAAGGCATACAGCCTTGCCAAAGGGAATCCCAACATCGCCGATACTCTAGGATGGATCTGCCACTTGACCGGCAACGACGAGAAGGCCGGCGGACTTCTACAAGAAGCTATCCAGGGAGCACCGCAAAACGCCGAGGTTCATCTTCACATGGCGGTGGTGTCCGCAGCCCTTGGTAAAACCGAACGGGCCTCTGTGGAACTCGCCCTTGCCCTGGAACTGGATCCCAAACTCGAGAGTTTGGAAGATGTCAAGCAACTGCGCCTGAAGCTTAAGAAACACGAGGCGGCCT
- a CDS encoding CAAX prenyl protease-related protein, translated as MIRHPAIPYIAPFALFLFFLAIRGYLPHEYAVRVLVTTAVLLIFSRGVVSLRPLRPASSILAGVLVFAVWIGPDLIWPAYRQHWLFHNILTGAARSSLPENIRTDRLFLLFRIAGTVLLVPVIEELFWRGWLMRYLISPDFQKIRLGAYAALSFWLTAVLFASEHGPYWDVGLLAGIVYNWWMIRTGSLGDCILAHAITNGCLAAYVLAAGQWQYWL; from the coding sequence ATGATAAGACACCCGGCAATACCTTACATAGCACCATTTGCGCTGTTTCTGTTTTTCCTCGCCATCCGAGGATATCTGCCTCACGAATACGCTGTCCGTGTGCTGGTGACCACAGCAGTATTATTAATATTCTCCAGGGGCGTTGTCTCCCTGCGTCCGTTGCGGCCGGCATCCAGCATCCTGGCCGGTGTGCTGGTCTTTGCCGTATGGATCGGCCCCGATCTCATCTGGCCGGCTTATCGACAGCACTGGCTATTTCATAACATTCTCACCGGAGCCGCCCGGAGTTCCCTGCCGGAAAATATTCGCACCGACCGACTCTTCCTGCTGTTTCGCATCGCCGGGACCGTCCTCCTCGTGCCAGTCATTGAGGAGCTTTTTTGGCGGGGCTGGTTGATGCGCTACCTGATCTCCCCAGACTTCCAGAAGATCCGGCTCGGCGCCTATGCGGCGCTCTCGTTCTGGCTCACGGCGGTGCTTTTTGCCAGCGAGCACGGTCCCTATTGGGACGTGGGGTTGCTCGCCGGGATCGTTTACAACTGGTGGATGATACGCACCGGCAGCCTGGGCGATTGCATCCTGGCGCATGCGATTACGAACGGCTGCCTCGCGGCTTATGTCCTGGCTGCGGGACAATGGCAGTATTGGCTCTAA
- a CDS encoding fibronectin type III domain-containing protein produces the protein MVSLRQICRRSCKLVFATLLFCACSASALAVDITIAWDPNSEADLAGYKIYYGTASGVYGTPITIGTQTTYTITGLPPGTYYVAVTAYNTLGVESGFSNEVSTASSPPPTASKCDINNDGATNALDLQVMINAILGIQPLSGKGDLNGDGRVDVLDLQILGNVILGIRSCPL, from the coding sequence ATGGTTAGTTTGAGACAGATCTGTCGTCGCTCCTGCAAACTCGTTTTCGCCACTCTGCTTTTCTGTGCTTGCAGCGCCTCGGCCCTTGCGGTTGATATCACAATTGCATGGGATCCGAACAGCGAAGCTGACCTCGCCGGATACAAGATCTATTACGGAACGGCATCCGGCGTCTACGGTACTCCCATAACCATAGGCACTCAAACCACTTACACGATAACCGGCCTGCCTCCCGGCACCTACTATGTCGCCGTCACCGCCTACAACACGCTGGGCGTTGAAAGCGGCTTCTCCAACGAAGTCTCGACCGCCTCATCTCCGCCCCCCACGGCCAGCAAGTGCGACATCAACAACGATGGCGCTACCAACGCTCTCGACCTCCAAGTTATGATCAACGCGATTCTGGGAATCCAGCCCCTTTCCGGTAAGGGCGATCTCAATGGAGACGGCAGGGTCGACGTGCTCGACTTGCAGATCCTTGGCAATGTGATTCTCGGCATACGAAGTTGCCCGTTATGA